A single genomic interval of Candidatus Bipolaricaulis anaerobius harbors:
- a CDS encoding DUF554 domain-containing protein, whose amino-acid sequence MIGTWVNMATVLVGGSLGWALGARVPSRVREGATIGVGLATVVLGLRLALGTGNILVLMLSVILGGALGAALRVGERIERGTQRVERLFRGRPLGEGFLAASLLFCVGPMALLGAIQDGLYGDWSLLAAKSILDGISSLTLAAALGPGVLLSLVVILAYQGGLTVAASLLSSHLAGFSPQAPAAVELSAAGGAVVLALGITLLRLREFKVADLLPALALAPLLAWVASVL is encoded by the coding sequence GTGATCGGGACGTGGGTCAACATGGCGACCGTGCTCGTGGGGGGGAGCCTCGGGTGGGCCCTCGGGGCTCGTGTTCCATCCCGGGTGCGGGAGGGGGCGACGATTGGGGTGGGCCTGGCGACGGTCGTCCTCGGGCTGCGGTTGGCGCTGGGGACGGGGAACATCCTCGTCCTCATGCTGTCCGTAATCCTCGGCGGGGCGCTGGGGGCAGCCCTCCGCGTGGGGGAACGCATCGAACGGGGGACGCAGCGCGTGGAGCGCCTATTTCGGGGGCGTCCGCTGGGGGAGGGGTTCCTCGCCGCGAGCTTGCTCTTCTGCGTGGGGCCGATGGCGCTCCTCGGGGCGATTCAGGACGGGCTGTACGGGGACTGGTCCCTCTTGGCGGCGAAGTCCATCTTGGACGGGATCTCGTCCCTGACCCTCGCCGCCGCGCTGGGACCGGGGGTCCTCCTCTCGCTCGTGGTGATCCTCGCCTACCAGGGAGGGCTGACCGTGGCGGCCTCGCTCCTCTCCTCGCACCTCGCTGGGTTCTCGCCGCAGGCGCCAGCGGCGGTGGAACTGTCCGCCGCGGGGGGGGCGGTGGTCCTCGCGCTCGGGATCACCCTCCTGCGGCTCCGGGAGTTCAAGGTGGCTGACCTCCTCCCGGCCTTGGCCCTGGCGCCGCTTCTGGCGTGGGTCGCCTCGGTTCTGTGA
- the metG gene encoding methionine--tRNA ligase translates to MDANIKRILVCSAWPYGSGLPHLGNLIGCLLSGDAFARFYRLRGYEALHVSGTDAHGTKVEYEAAQLGISPRELAERVHQAITAVLAQFEIAIDNYTTTESPVHYEFVTEIYRQMEKNGYIISQEEGRAFCQGCNRFLADRFIVGTCPHCGYLHAQGNQCDACGALLEPENLHRPRCAFCGSSSVVTRTTRHWYLDLAQLTPQLLAYVASRGFRGNVKLFTERLIQEGLRPRAVTRDIAWGIPAPFPGAAGKVIYVWAEAALGYVSATIEHFRRRGEEERWREFWFGDEVWQVYTQAKDNIPFHTIIFPGQLLASGQGYHLPDQIAATEYLNWIGGEQFSKTRRIGIFADEALKLLPPVYWRFYLFYNRPESKDVEFSWEEFDKAVNHVLVDNIANFVHRVLSYIGSKHGGTVPNEPTDPEIVQAIDRTCAEVVDTIERGSLAPALRAIALLAGTGNEYFQRKAPWRSGDRGAVASAAHLVKAVAILLEPFIPMFSREVYATLGIEAPTLTAVRSGLAGHALAREPRPLLEHVDIAELKGRYQTMKEEGLISIEEFQKLDLRVGRVLAAEEVAGADKLLALQVDLGDRQAQAVAGIRKHYQPADLVGKLVAVVANLKPATIRGLRSECMLLAASDGTLCLLTPEREVEPGTRIR, encoded by the coding sequence GTGGACGCCAACATCAAGCGGATCCTGGTGTGCAGCGCCTGGCCCTACGGTTCGGGCCTGCCCCATCTCGGCAACCTCATCGGGTGCCTCCTCTCCGGGGACGCGTTCGCCCGCTTTTACCGGCTCCGCGGGTACGAAGCGCTCCACGTGTCGGGGACCGATGCCCACGGGACGAAGGTCGAGTACGAGGCAGCACAGCTCGGGATCTCGCCCCGAGAGCTCGCCGAGCGGGTTCACCAAGCCATCACCGCTGTCCTCGCCCAGTTCGAGATTGCAATCGACAACTACACCACCACCGAGTCCCCCGTCCACTACGAGTTTGTGACCGAGATCTACCGGCAGATGGAGAAGAACGGGTACATCATCTCTCAGGAGGAAGGTCGGGCGTTCTGCCAAGGATGCAACCGGTTCCTGGCCGATCGGTTCATCGTCGGGACCTGTCCCCACTGCGGGTACCTCCATGCCCAGGGGAACCAATGCGATGCCTGCGGGGCGTTGCTCGAACCGGAGAACCTCCACCGCCCCCGCTGCGCGTTCTGCGGTTCGTCGTCGGTCGTCACGCGCACCACCCGGCATTGGTACCTCGACCTCGCGCAGCTGACCCCGCAGCTCCTCGCCTACGTGGCTAGCCGCGGCTTCCGCGGGAACGTGAAGCTGTTCACGGAGCGCCTCATCCAGGAGGGGCTCCGCCCGCGGGCGGTGACGCGCGACATCGCGTGGGGGATCCCCGCTCCGTTCCCCGGCGCCGCGGGGAAGGTCATCTACGTGTGGGCAGAGGCCGCGTTGGGCTATGTGTCCGCGACGATCGAGCACTTCCGCCGACGGGGGGAAGAGGAACGGTGGCGGGAGTTCTGGTTCGGGGACGAGGTGTGGCAGGTGTACACCCAAGCCAAGGACAACATCCCGTTCCACACGATCATCTTCCCCGGCCAGCTCCTCGCCTCGGGCCAGGGGTACCATCTGCCAGACCAGATCGCAGCCACGGAGTACCTGAACTGGATCGGAGGGGAGCAGTTCTCGAAGACCCGCCGGATTGGGATCTTCGCCGACGAGGCCCTGAAGCTCCTCCCGCCCGTGTACTGGCGGTTCTACCTCTTCTACAACCGCCCCGAATCCAAGGACGTCGAGTTCTCGTGGGAGGAGTTCGACAAGGCGGTCAACCACGTGCTCGTGGACAACATCGCGAACTTCGTGCACCGGGTTCTCTCCTACATCGGGTCCAAACACGGAGGGACGGTCCCCAACGAGCCGACTGACCCCGAGATCGTGCAGGCGATTGACCGAACCTGTGCCGAAGTGGTGGACACGATCGAGCGGGGATCCCTCGCCCCGGCCTTGCGGGCAATCGCCCTCCTCGCGGGGACGGGGAACGAGTACTTCCAGCGCAAGGCACCGTGGCGGAGCGGCGACAGGGGAGCCGTGGCCTCGGCCGCTCACCTCGTGAAGGCTGTAGCGATCCTGCTCGAACCGTTCATCCCCATGTTCTCGCGGGAGGTTTACGCAACGTTGGGCATCGAGGCGCCCACCCTAACGGCCGTCCGCTCCGGACTCGCCGGCCACGCGCTCGCCCGTGAGCCGCGGCCGCTCCTTGAGCACGTGGACATCGCGGAGTTGAAGGGGAGGTATCAGACGATGAAGGAAGAAGGGCTCATCTCGATCGAAGAGTTCCAGAAGCTCGACCTGCGGGTGGGGAGGGTCCTCGCCGCTGAGGAAGTGGCCGGGGCGGACAAGCTCCTCGCCCTCCAGGTGGACCTCGGGGATCGCCAAGCGCAAGCCGTGGCCGGGATCCGCAAGCACTATCAGCCGGCGGACCTCGTGGGGAAACTCGTGGCGGTGGTCGCGAACCTGAAGCCGGCCACGATCCGCGGGCTCCGCTCAGAATGCATGCTCCTCGCTGCCTCCGATGGCACCCTGTGCCTCCTCACGCCGGAACGCGAGGTGGAGCCGGGCACCCGGATTCGCTAG
- a CDS encoding UDP-N-acetylmuramoyl-tripeptide--D-alanyl-D-alanine ligase has translation MWDLREAAEALEARLIRPTAPFSVFGAACDSRRVQPGDVFVALPGHRANGHDFLSEAFARGAMGAVVSRDPGFGTNLFLVPDVPTALRELAAWRRAAIEAPIVGVTGSFGKTTTKELVAAALSARYRTYRAPENYNTEIGVPLAILSIPDDVEAAVFELGMTARGEIRELGELLQPWAGIITSVGPAHLGSLGSLEAIAEAKWELAAALPEEGILALGWDSPELRSRADRCPGLCLRFGSTPDADFHPEDLVTDRPEGVTFRAVTPAGDLPVQLKLLGEHVPVLACGAIALAWGMGVPEKSAAQALAHVEPIPHRLQLRPAPFGWLLDDCYNANPLSVKAALRTLSTLKLAVARRAILFGDMLDLGSDEDRFHAQAIHDAQDQGVDVMFCYGPRSAAAFRFWNGPGAAEAEDLDALLTEIRKEVWSAPTLLLVKGSRAMALERAIEALVNHVTTTGSPG, from the coding sequence ATGTGGGACCTTCGCGAGGCAGCGGAAGCGCTCGAGGCGCGGCTCATCCGGCCCACAGCGCCGTTCTCTGTCTTCGGGGCCGCCTGCGACTCGCGACGGGTCCAACCGGGGGATGTGTTCGTTGCCCTCCCCGGGCACCGGGCCAACGGGCACGACTTCCTCAGCGAGGCGTTCGCCCGCGGGGCGATGGGCGCCGTCGTGTCCCGGGATCCCGGGTTCGGGACCAATCTCTTCCTTGTACCCGATGTCCCCACTGCCCTCCGCGAGCTCGCCGCCTGGCGCCGGGCGGCGATCGAGGCGCCGATCGTGGGGGTCACGGGTTCGTTTGGGAAGACGACGACGAAGGAGCTCGTCGCCGCTGCCCTCTCCGCCCGCTACCGTACCTACCGCGCCCCTGAGAACTACAACACCGAGATCGGCGTCCCCCTCGCAATTCTCTCCATTCCCGACGATGTGGAGGCGGCGGTGTTCGAGCTGGGGATGACGGCGCGAGGGGAGATCCGCGAGCTGGGCGAACTCCTCCAGCCGTGGGCGGGGATCATCACCTCGGTCGGGCCGGCCCATCTCGGGAGCCTCGGTTCGCTGGAGGCGATCGCGGAGGCGAAGTGGGAACTCGCCGCGGCCCTGCCCGAGGAGGGGATCCTCGCCCTGGGTTGGGACTCCCCCGAGCTCCGGTCACGGGCCGACCGCTGCCCTGGCCTCTGCCTGCGGTTCGGGAGCACGCCCGACGCCGACTTCCACCCTGAGGATCTCGTCACCGACCGACCGGAGGGGGTGACGTTCCGCGCCGTGACGCCGGCGGGGGACCTCCCCGTCCAGCTGAAGCTCCTGGGGGAGCACGTGCCCGTGCTCGCCTGTGGCGCGATCGCCCTCGCCTGGGGGATGGGGGTCCCGGAGAAGAGCGCCGCCCAGGCCCTCGCTCACGTGGAACCGATCCCGCACCGGCTTCAGCTCCGGCCAGCCCCGTTCGGGTGGCTGCTCGACGACTGCTACAACGCGAATCCTCTCTCGGTGAAGGCGGCGTTGCGCACGCTCTCCACGCTCAAGCTCGCGGTGGCGCGGCGGGCCATCCTGTTCGGGGACATGCTCGACCTCGGCTCGGACGAGGATCGGTTCCACGCCCAGGCGATCCACGACGCCCAGGACCAAGGCGTGGACGTCATGTTCTGCTACGGACCCCGCTCGGCGGCGGCGTTCCGTTTCTGGAACGGTCCCGGTGCGGCGGAAGCGGAGGACCTCGATGCCCTCCTCACCGAGATCCGCAAGGAGGTGTGGTCCGCTCCCACCCTCCTCCTCGTGAAGGGATCGCGGGCGATGGCCCTCGAACGGGCGATCGAGGCCCTCGTAAACCACGTCACCACGACCGGCTCCCCCGGCTGA
- a CDS encoding S8 family serine peptidase, with protein sequence MERRRHVRWRWVGTGLGLFFLFLATPTLDGPDIAGGAGTAGSPSPVTANLPWGLERIRVPAAWQVTMGSPEIVVAVIDSGIDWTVPELAAVRWTNPHEIPTNGIDDDGNGYVDDVFGWDFRDGVPADRRRTPLYWHGTCVAGIIAARAGVEGAAGVAPTVRIMDVRFLDSRGLFLTRDWDRLAEAIRYAVDNGARIINLSLYARGIPPAVVERALSYAAAQGVVVVGIAGNEANPEVLYPGKYPTVLAVSATDATDGLAPFSSWGPEVAVAAPGHEVASLLPGGRAARNSGTSFAAPHVAGTIALILSADPSLTASEAVDILLESSTPLAEGCDPRFGAGLVDAGAAVATASAAGR encoded by the coding sequence ATGGAACGCAGACGACACGTGCGGTGGCGGTGGGTAGGGACCGGCCTGGGGTTGTTCTTCCTCTTCCTGGCCACACCCACCCTTGATGGCCCGGACATCGCTGGCGGGGCAGGGACGGCGGGCTCCCCGAGCCCGGTGACGGCGAACCTGCCCTGGGGCCTGGAGCGAATCCGTGTTCCCGCAGCGTGGCAGGTCACAATGGGGAGCCCGGAGATCGTCGTCGCCGTGATCGATAGCGGCATTGACTGGACGGTCCCCGAGCTCGCCGCGGTGCGGTGGACGAACCCTCACGAGATCCCCACGAACGGCATCGATGACGATGGGAACGGGTATGTGGATGATGTCTTCGGGTGGGATTTTCGCGATGGGGTACCGGCAGATCGCCGGCGCACGCCGCTTTACTGGCATGGAACCTGTGTCGCTGGGATCATCGCCGCCCGAGCGGGGGTGGAGGGAGCGGCGGGCGTGGCCCCTACCGTGCGGATCATGGACGTGCGGTTCCTCGACTCGCGCGGGCTCTTCTTGACGAGGGACTGGGATCGGTTGGCGGAGGCCATTCGGTATGCGGTGGATAACGGCGCTCGGATCATCAACCTCAGCCTGTACGCCAGGGGCATTCCCCCCGCGGTCGTCGAACGGGCTCTCTCCTATGCCGCGGCCCAGGGTGTGGTCGTGGTGGGGATTGCTGGGAACGAGGCGAACCCCGAAGTCCTGTATCCGGGCAAATACCCGACCGTGCTCGCGGTATCGGCCACCGACGCGACGGACGGCCTGGCTCCGTTCAGCTCGTGGGGACCGGAGGTAGCGGTGGCCGCACCGGGGCACGAAGTGGCCTCCCTCCTCCCCGGAGGTCGCGCCGCCCGGAACTCGGGGACTTCGTTCGCGGCGCCCCACGTCGCCGGAACCATTGCTCTCATCCTCTCCGCCGATCCTTCGCTCACGGCGTCCGAGGCGGTGGATATCCTCCTTGAGAGCTCCACCCCTCTTGCCGAGGGGTGCGATCCGCGGTTCGGCGCTGGGCTCGTGGATGCGGGTGCGGCGGTGGCGACCGCGTCGGCCGCGGGCCGGTAG
- the mscL gene encoding large conductance mechanosensitive channel protein MscL — MPLALQCADKEAIVVWQEFKAFIVKGNLVQIAVAFIMGVAFSSVVSSFVNDLVMPIIGKLIGNVDFANLYLNLSGEAYASAAAARAAGAAAIYYGAFINALVNFLLIAVVVFVVSKAYQKLERPKVAPAPTTKECPFCRTQIPLAARRCPHCTSELGEG, encoded by the coding sequence GTGCCCCTCGCGCTACAGTGCGCGGATAAGGAGGCGATCGTCGTGTGGCAGGAGTTCAAGGCGTTCATCGTGAAGGGCAACCTCGTCCAAATCGCCGTGGCGTTCATCATGGGCGTGGCGTTCAGTTCGGTCGTGAGCTCGTTCGTGAACGACCTCGTGATGCCGATCATCGGCAAGCTCATCGGCAACGTGGACTTCGCGAACCTGTACCTCAACCTATCGGGAGAGGCGTACGCGTCCGCCGCAGCCGCCCGGGCCGCGGGGGCGGCCGCGATCTACTACGGCGCGTTCATCAACGCGCTCGTGAACTTCCTCCTCATCGCGGTCGTGGTGTTCGTGGTGAGCAAAGCCTACCAGAAGCTCGAACGGCCGAAGGTCGCTCCCGCTCCGACCACGAAGGAATGCCCGTTCTGCAGGACCCAGATCCCCCTCGCTGCCCGGCGCTGCCCTCACTGCACCTCCGAATTGGGGGAGGGGTAG
- a CDS encoding ACT domain-containing protein: MREATVGKELVIITGNRVGVLANIARVLADQGINILAVAVFAEGEEAELHLVPDSPSYALEALRKAEFEVEERNIVLVELPHRAGFLRRITDVLARQDLDIRYLYASAFEAGHSSLVVFSCTNNAKAVTLLREK; this comes from the coding sequence ATGCGCGAAGCGACAGTGGGGAAAGAACTGGTGATCATCACGGGCAACCGGGTGGGCGTGCTCGCAAACATCGCCCGCGTCCTCGCTGACCAGGGGATCAACATCCTCGCGGTGGCGGTGTTCGCCGAGGGGGAGGAGGCAGAGCTCCATCTGGTCCCGGACTCCCCGAGCTACGCGCTGGAGGCGCTGCGGAAGGCAGAATTCGAGGTTGAGGAACGGAATATCGTCCTCGTGGAACTTCCCCACCGCGCGGGATTTCTGCGTCGGATCACCGACGTCCTAGCGCGCCAGGACCTCGATATCCGCTACCTCTACGCGAGCGCGTTCGAGGCTGGCCATAGCTCCCTCGTCGTCTTCTCCTGCACGAACAACGCGAAGGCGGTGACCCTCCTCCGCGAGAAGTAG
- the sucC gene encoding ADP-forming succinate--CoA ligase subunit beta, producing the protein MRLLEWQGRVILEKEGIPVPAGGRATTRNAVREAASAAGGAVVLKAQVPVGGRGKAGGIRMARDPDEAARIAGEMLGSELKGLPIHELLVVEAVAPVSEHYLSVTLERRRRAPVMIYSPRGGVDIEEVARTDPGAIRQVPIPPLEGPLPFRLRQLVSPAPPELRKPLAAIAGKLYHIFTRYEATLAEINPLAETERGLVALDAKLILDDDHRPGDQFAGLADALVDPLEADARAVGMSYVRLEGDIGVLGNGAGLVMATLDLVAQAGGRPANFLDIGGGARAERVRKGVELIRRDGKAKVLFVNVFGGITRCDEVAQGVVEATVRSGLPMVIRLTGTNEAEGRAILSRAGLVPVHTMEEGAARAVALAKEAQP; encoded by the coding sequence GTGCGGCTTCTGGAGTGGCAGGGGCGAGTGATCTTGGAGAAGGAGGGGATCCCCGTCCCCGCAGGCGGGCGGGCGACGACACGCAATGCCGTGCGGGAAGCGGCCTCCGCTGCGGGAGGAGCGGTCGTGCTCAAGGCCCAGGTGCCGGTGGGCGGACGGGGCAAGGCGGGCGGCATCCGCATGGCCCGCGACCCGGATGAGGCGGCGCGGATCGCTGGAGAGATGCTGGGGTCGGAGCTCAAGGGCCTCCCGATCCACGAACTCCTCGTGGTAGAGGCGGTCGCCCCCGTGTCCGAGCACTACCTTTCTGTCACCCTCGAGCGCCGCCGGCGGGCTCCGGTGATGATCTACTCCCCCCGCGGCGGGGTGGACATCGAGGAGGTCGCGCGCACGGATCCGGGCGCGATCCGCCAAGTGCCCATCCCGCCCTTGGAAGGCCCCCTCCCGTTCCGCCTCCGGCAGCTCGTGTCCCCCGCCCCACCCGAACTCAGGAAGCCCCTCGCCGCGATCGCCGGGAAGCTCTACCACATCTTCACGCGCTACGAGGCAACCCTCGCCGAGATCAACCCCCTCGCCGAGACGGAGCGGGGCCTGGTTGCCCTCGATGCAAAGCTCATCCTGGACGATGACCACCGCCCCGGGGACCAGTTCGCCGGACTGGCGGACGCCCTCGTGGACCCGCTCGAAGCCGATGCCCGCGCGGTGGGGATGAGCTATGTCCGCCTCGAGGGGGATATCGGCGTCCTCGGAAACGGTGCCGGGTTGGTCATGGCCACGCTCGACCTGGTGGCCCAGGCCGGGGGGCGGCCGGCGAACTTCCTCGATATCGGGGGAGGAGCACGGGCGGAACGCGTGCGCAAGGGGGTCGAGCTCATCCGGCGCGATGGGAAGGCGAAGGTCCTGTTCGTGAACGTGTTCGGCGGCATCACGCGCTGCGACGAGGTCGCCCAGGGCGTGGTCGAGGCCACGGTGCGGAGCGGGCTACCGATGGTGATCCGGCTCACGGGGACGAACGAGGCGGAGGGGAGGGCGATCCTCTCCCGAGCTGGACTTGTCCCCGTGCACACGATGGAAGAGGGCGCTGCCCGGGCGGTGGCGCTGGCCAAGGAGGCACAGCCGTGA
- the gyrB gene encoding DNA topoisomerase (ATP-hydrolyzing) subunit B, producing MAANQDSSYDVDKIQVLEDIDAVRKRPGMYIGSTGPDGLLQMIYEVVDNSVDEALAGFCTTIEIVIHEDKRITVRDDGRGIPVGIHPEAGVSTVELVLTTLHAGGKFDEGGYKVSGGLHGVGVSAVNALSEHFVVEVRWRDGKVYRQEFCRGRKTTELEVVGESNETGTTITFLPDREIFDEIHYNFSKLSHRLQELAYLNAGLTIQFDNRLTGVKRAFHAEGGIAAFVQELATGKEPLHEGPIYLAESRGSQSVEVAMLFTDAMEEEVFTFANNINTREGGTHLTGFRAALTKVLNDYAREKRILRQEDEALPGEAIREGLVAIVSVKLQQPEFEGQTKAKLGSPGIRAFVEEVVREQLGQYLAKNPSVGRAIIENSLSAHRARLAAAKARKLVRRKEALFGGGLPGKLADCTSGSPEESELFIVEGDSAGGSAKQGRDRNFQAILPLRGKVLNVEKARLGKLLDNQELRAIITALGTGIRDQFNLDGLRYHKVIIMADADVDGSHIRTLLLTFFFRNLRPLIERGHVYIAKAPLYLAQRGQVRRYLYSDEELEAYQAEEDGKYIVRRFKGLGEMNPEELWETTMNPETRILRQVTIRDALEADEVFTTLMGTDVPRRRDFIRENAHRVVALDI from the coding sequence ATGGCTGCGAACCAGGATTCAAGCTACGACGTAGACAAGATCCAAGTGCTGGAGGACATCGACGCGGTCCGCAAGCGGCCGGGGATGTACATCGGCTCCACCGGCCCCGATGGCCTCCTCCAGATGATCTACGAGGTCGTCGACAACTCGGTGGACGAAGCCCTTGCTGGCTTCTGTACGACGATCGAGATCGTGATCCACGAGGACAAACGGATCACCGTCCGCGACGACGGGCGAGGGATCCCGGTTGGGATCCACCCCGAGGCTGGGGTGAGCACGGTCGAGCTCGTGCTCACCACCCTTCACGCCGGAGGGAAGTTTGACGAGGGAGGGTACAAGGTGTCGGGGGGGCTCCACGGGGTGGGTGTATCGGCGGTGAACGCCCTGTCCGAACACTTCGTGGTCGAGGTGCGGTGGCGGGATGGGAAGGTCTACCGCCAGGAGTTCTGCCGGGGGAGGAAGACGACCGAGCTGGAGGTGGTGGGCGAGAGCAACGAGACAGGCACGACGATCACGTTCCTCCCCGATCGGGAGATCTTCGACGAGATCCACTACAATTTCTCTAAGCTCTCTCACCGGCTGCAGGAGCTCGCCTACCTCAACGCCGGGCTCACGATCCAGTTTGACAACCGCCTCACCGGTGTGAAGCGGGCCTTCCACGCCGAGGGCGGGATCGCCGCGTTCGTGCAGGAGCTCGCGACGGGGAAGGAACCTCTCCACGAGGGGCCGATCTACCTCGCCGAGAGCCGCGGGAGCCAATCCGTGGAAGTGGCGATGCTGTTCACGGACGCGATGGAGGAGGAGGTGTTCACCTTCGCCAACAACATCAACACCCGCGAGGGGGGCACCCACCTCACGGGGTTCCGCGCCGCGCTGACGAAGGTCCTCAACGACTACGCCCGCGAGAAGCGCATCTTGCGCCAGGAGGACGAAGCCCTCCCCGGGGAGGCGATCCGCGAGGGGTTGGTGGCGATCGTGTCCGTGAAACTCCAGCAGCCGGAGTTCGAGGGGCAGACGAAGGCCAAGCTGGGGAGCCCGGGGATTCGCGCGTTCGTGGAGGAAGTGGTCCGCGAGCAGTTGGGCCAGTACTTGGCGAAGAACCCCAGTGTGGGGAGGGCGATCATCGAGAACTCGCTCTCCGCCCACCGGGCGCGGCTGGCGGCGGCGAAGGCACGGAAGCTCGTGCGGCGGAAGGAGGCCCTGTTCGGGGGTGGTCTCCCCGGAAAGCTCGCCGACTGTACGAGCGGCTCCCCGGAGGAGTCGGAGCTGTTCATCGTCGAGGGCGACTCGGCCGGCGGGTCGGCCAAGCAGGGCCGAGACCGGAACTTCCAGGCGATCCTTCCCCTCCGGGGAAAGGTCCTCAACGTGGAGAAGGCCCGGTTGGGGAAGCTCCTCGACAACCAGGAGCTGCGAGCGATCATCACCGCCCTCGGGACCGGGATCCGCGACCAGTTCAACCTCGACGGGCTGCGCTACCACAAGGTGATCATCATGGCCGACGCCGATGTGGACGGGTCGCACATCCGCACGCTCCTCCTCACGTTCTTCTTCCGCAACCTCCGCCCCCTTATCGAGCGCGGCCACGTGTACATCGCCAAGGCCCCCCTCTACCTCGCCCAGCGGGGCCAGGTGCGGAGGTACCTGTACTCCGATGAGGAGCTCGAGGCCTATCAGGCCGAGGAGGACGGCAAGTACATCGTGCGCCGGTTCAAGGGCCTTGGGGAGATGAACCCCGAGGAGCTGTGGGAGACGACGATGAACCCGGAGACCCGTATCCTGCGCCAGGTTACGATCCGCGACGCATTGGAGGCGGACGAGGTGTTCACCACCCTCATGGGCACCGATGTCCCACGGCGGCGGGACTTCATCCGCGAGAACGCGCATCGGGTGGTGGCGCTGGACATCTAG
- a CDS encoding SpoIVB peptidase S55 domain-containing protein — MKRVGWVAVAFVGLAALAADTIPLAEIEPGMTGYGLTVVGGTEISRFEVEVVAVLDEPGERDDFIIVRAFGPAIARSGGVAQGMSGSPIYLDGRLAGALSRATAWSADRERPLALVTPIEAMLKVLDEIAPPKTQPIPYDGPRAETSDPLEGSAILSAPVMASGLSARALEALNQGVDLRARWHPLADLLPTWRNGAPGLRSLGVSRVVAAPAASGDASPLGLEPGAPVGVGLATGDIAIGALGTVTLVEGKAVLAFGHPFLFTGPARYFLTQAHVFDTVAALDFSYKLGTVGEVVGGVFADRSAGVGGIIGRIPSGLSASFRIRDLGRAEDEVLTVELVDEPQLSALLLYVAGLEAADRALDRIGPGTATLNYTLTGRGLPRPLTRENVFLSTADIAPYVSWEMALIADVLAYNEFADPGLLTATLEATVRPELSATEIVALETDRDAYAPGDRVQFIVTLRGWRGEVEEWEGWVEIPADAAPPYVELRAYGGPRPREKGEPAPALASLGELLDYIEGIPTYDTLTIELFALDPISNVIGEAWLYGVDGAADRIPGSVVYGTVSVILPLQPTEGE; from the coding sequence GTGAAGAGGGTCGGGTGGGTTGCGGTGGCGTTCGTCGGGCTGGCTGCCCTGGCAGCGGACACGATCCCCCTGGCTGAGATCGAGCCCGGGATGACAGGGTACGGCCTGACCGTGGTCGGGGGGACGGAGATCTCCCGGTTCGAGGTCGAGGTGGTGGCGGTCCTCGACGAGCCGGGGGAGCGGGATGATTTCATCATCGTCCGCGCGTTCGGACCGGCGATCGCCCGTTCCGGAGGGGTCGCCCAGGGGATGTCGGGGAGCCCGATCTACCTCGACGGGCGGCTGGCGGGGGCCCTATCCCGGGCCACGGCGTGGTCAGCAGACCGCGAGCGGCCACTGGCGTTGGTGACCCCCATCGAGGCCATGCTCAAGGTCCTCGACGAGATCGCCCCCCCGAAGACGCAGCCCATCCCCTACGATGGACCGCGGGCCGAGACGAGCGACCCTCTGGAGGGAAGTGCGATCCTCTCCGCGCCGGTGATGGCAAGCGGGCTCTCCGCCCGCGCGCTGGAGGCCCTCAACCAGGGGGTCGACCTCCGGGCGCGGTGGCATCCGCTCGCCGATCTCCTCCCCACCTGGCGGAACGGAGCCCCAGGCCTGCGGAGCCTCGGCGTGTCGCGCGTGGTCGCGGCGCCCGCTGCGTCCGGGGACGCCTCGCCCCTCGGCCTCGAGCCGGGAGCTCCGGTCGGGGTCGGGCTGGCCACGGGCGACATCGCGATCGGGGCCCTGGGGACAGTGACCCTGGTGGAAGGGAAGGCCGTCCTCGCATTCGGACATCCGTTCCTCTTCACCGGCCCTGCCCGCTACTTCCTCACCCAAGCGCACGTGTTCGACACCGTGGCCGCGCTTGACTTCTCCTACAAGCTGGGCACGGTGGGGGAGGTTGTGGGGGGGGTGTTCGCCGACCGCTCGGCAGGAGTGGGTGGCATCATCGGGCGGATCCCGAGCGGCCTCTCCGCCAGCTTTCGCATCCGCGACCTCGGTCGGGCCGAGGACGAGGTCCTCACGGTCGAGCTCGTGGACGAGCCGCAGCTCTCGGCCCTCCTCCTCTACGTCGCCGGCCTCGAGGCAGCGGACCGAGCCCTGGATCGGATCGGACCGGGCACGGCGACCCTGAACTATACGCTCACCGGCCGCGGCCTGCCGCGGCCCCTCACCCGCGAGAACGTCTTCCTCTCGACCGCGGACATCGCCCCCTACGTATCCTGGGAGATGGCCCTCATCGCGGATGTGCTCGCCTACAACGAGTTCGCTGATCCGGGGCTCCTCACCGCCACCCTGGAGGCGACGGTTCGTCCCGAGCTCTCCGCTACCGAGATCGTTGCCCTCGAGACGGATCGGGACGCCTATGCGCCGGGTGACCGGGTTCAGTTCATCGTCACCCTCCGCGGGTGGCGGGGCGAGGTCGAGGAGTGGGAGGGGTGGGTGGAGATCCCCGCCGACGCGGCGCCCCCCTACGTCGAGCTCCGCGCCTACGGCGGGCCCCGCCCGCGGGAGAAGGGGGAGCCGGCACCCGCGCTCGCATCGCTTGGGGAACTCCTCGACTACATCGAGGGGATCCCAACCTACGACACGCTGACCATCGAGCTGTTCGCGCTCGATCCGATCTCGAACGTGATCGGGGAGGCCTGGCTGTATGGGGTCGATGGGGCAGCCGACCGCATCCCCGGTTCGGTCGTGTACGGCACGGTGTCGGTCATCCTCCCGCTCCAACCGACTGAGGGGGAGTAA